A window of Polynucleobacter sp. KF022 genomic DNA:
TCTGCTAGCTGCTGGATTGGGTCAGCTAAAGGTGGAGATGGAGAACTCACCTTCCGTCTCGCGGGCGCAGCAGCTGCAGTTAAGGCTGCGATCCCACTCATGGGTTCTTTGGTTAATGCGACTGAACTCAATGAAGGAGTTGCCGAAGACTTTTGGAATAATTTGCGCGAACAAAAAATTTCTGCTTTTGGCAACCTTGGCGCAGATCAAACTTTGTATCGTCTAGCGCTGCCTGCAGCCTGTGGGCCAATTGCAATTTCTGGTGCTAACGATGAAATTATTCTCGAGTGGCATGGTCAACAACGCTGGATCAAAGCGCCAGGTGATGAAGTCACCTTTAAAGCCATTAAAGCCATTGCCAACTCTCATGGTGGACATACATCTCGCTTTAGGCAGGGTGCAAATGTAGACCCTTCGTATCAACGCTTTACATTACTTTCAGAACAAGCTCATTCCAAAGCCCTTGAGGCAGTACAAGAACGCTTGAGATCTGCCTTCGATCCTGCTGGCGTATTTGCCACTAAACGTCTTCCATAAGTATTTCTATGCAAACTCAACTCGCCCCTCAATTTGCCAACACACCGGAAGGTATCGAGGCAGCCCGTATTCTGGGCAAATGCGTGCACTGTGGCTTTTGTACAGCTACCTGCCCAACCTATCAAATACTTGGCGATGAATTAGATGGTCCACGCGGACGCATCTACCTTATCAAGCAAATGGCAGAAGGCCAAGCACCCACAGAAAAAACACGTCTGCATTTAGACCGTTGTTTAACTTGTCGTAATTGTGAAAGCACTTGCCCAAGCGGCGTGCAGTATGGCAACTTGGTTGATATCGGTCGCAAATGGGCAGAAGAAAATACTTCTGAGCGTCCACTCTCTGAAAGACTTACTCGTTGGGCTCTCAAAGAGGGTTTGACCAAGCCTGCCTTATTTAATTCTGCGATGACTTTGGGTCGTCTAGTGCGTCCGTTGATGCCTAATGGGATTAAACGCAAGATTCCGTTGACCCTCAATAAAGCATTAGCGAAATCGACCGATCCACATGCAAGACCTACAACGACGCATCAGCGAAAAATGGTTTTGCTGGAAGGCTGTGTTCAGCCAGGCATGTTACCAAACATCAATTCAGCAACAGCACGTGTACTGAATGCACTGAAGATCCAATTGATTAGTGCGCCCAGCGCTACTTGTTGCGGAGCTTTGCGCTATCACCTCAATGATCAAGCTGGCGGTCTCGATAATGCCAAGCAAAATATTGATGCTTGGTGGCCTTTAGTAGAGAGTGGCGTAGAAGCGATTGTGATGACAGCATCCGGTTGCGGTGTGATGGTGAAAGACTATGGACATCTCTTTGCGAATGATCCTGTCTATGCTGTCATGGCCAAAAAGATCTCTGATTTAACTAAGGATATTTCTGAGATTCTTCCTGCGTTACAAAATGAGCTTGTGCAACTGGTAGGTACCGATCCCAAATCTGGCGTGGTGTATCACCCACCCTGCACCTTGCAACATGGCCAACAAATCCGAGGCAAAGTTGAGGGACTACTTACCAGTATTGGTATTGGCGTGCGATTATGTGCCGATAGTCATCTTTGCTGTGGATCTGCAGGCACCTACTCCGTGACTCAGCCAGAACTTTCTGAACAACTACGTAAAAACAAGCTCACCCACCTCAATGCTGCATGCGAAGAGTCTGGAGCAGAGATGATTGTTTCGGGAAATATTGGCTGCATTACCCATCTCCAGCAAGATGACACTCCGGTACTGCATTGGATCGAAATGGTCGATCAACTCGTTAGCAATTCTTCTAAGGCCTCATGAATTCACTTGTTATCAATCTAATGCAAGTCAGAGAGCGGATTGAACTTGCTGCTTTAGCAGCAAAACGTGAGCCTGAAGAAATTGAACTCCTAGCTGTCAGCAAAACCTTTCCTGCATCAGCAGTTGAAGAGGCGATGCATGCTGGCCAATCCGCCTTTGGAGAAAACTATGTCCAAGAGGCCGTTAAAAAAATTGAGAAACTTGCTAAATTACGTCCTTGGTTAGTATGGCATTTCATTGGGCCACTACAGAGCAATAAAACCAGAGAGGTAGCGGAGCACTTTGATTGGGTTCATAGCGTTGATCGCCTCAAAATTGCAGAACGTCTTTCTGCTCAACGAGGCGAATTTCCTAATTTAGCGCCATTACAGGTTTGCGCACAAATCAATGTGAGTGAAGAAGATAGCAAAAGTGGCGCCTCCCTGGCAGAGGTCGAAGCACTATGCAGCGCCATTACCTCACTACCTAATTTAGTTCTTAGGGGCTTAATGGCTATCCCTGCACCTAGCCAAGATATTGATCAGCAGCGTCGAGCTTTTGCCGCTGTGCGTGAGTGTTTTCAACAGATTCGGACAGCCCACGCTAATGAACTGGGATTCCAGTTTTTTGACACCCTCTCCATGGGAATGTCAGATGATTTGGAGGCTGCAATCCTAGAAGGAAGCACGATGGTTCGTGTTGGTACAGCCATTTTTGGGAAGCGCGATAAGATTGCTAAATGAGCATAAATAAAACTGCACAAAATAATGGCAACGCCCACATCACATTTATTGGTGGCGGCAATATGGGGCGAGCCTTGATTAGCGGCCTCCTTGCGAACGGATTTGAGCCAAATCAAATTTCCGTTGTTGAAGCGAACGCCGTAACGGCTTTAAAGTTGTATGAAGACTATGGCGTTCAGGGTATTGGCGCCTTAGAGCAAATTGCTTTTGACTTCACGAAAAATAATGTCGTTGTTATGGCAATCAAACCGCAAGACTTTAATGTTGTTGCAAAGGGGTTAGCTGCAAAACTGAAGCATGCAAGCGCACCTGGCCCACTGATCCTTAGTATCGCTGCAGGCATTCGCCTAAAAGATATGAGTCGTTGGCTGGATCACACGCGCTGTGTTCGTGCCATGCCTAATACACCTGCATTAATTGGCAAAGGCATCACTGGACTCTTTGCAGATGCAGCAGTTGATCAAGCTGATCGTGCTTTAGCCGAAACCATTTGCAATGCGGTAGGCCAAGCGGTATGGGTGTCTGAAGAAAAGCTAATGGATGCAGTCACCGCCGTATCCGGAAGTGGCCCTGCTTATGTTTTTGCCTTTTTAGAAGCAATGCAGTCTGCTGGTGAGAAGCTCGGTCTTGATACAGAAACTGCACGCAAACTTGCCTATGCAACCCTTGAGGGCGCTACACAGTTGGCTCATAACTCGGATGAGCATGCCGGCGTTTTGCGCGAGAGAGTTACTTCCAAAGGTGGCACTACTGCAGCAGCTTTAGATGTGATGAAGCAACAAGGCTGGCACGAGATTTTGGAAAAAGCAATTGATGCAGCAAGTCAACGTGGTAAAGCTATGGGTGACGAGTTGGGTCAGAGCTAGTTAATAGCCAAACCTAGTACGATTCCAAGAAATAAAAATCCACCAAGCCAGTTGTTGTGGCGGAATGCCTTGAAACAATCGTCTCTATTGCGAGTAGAAACCAGTTTTAGGTGATAGATTGCACAAGCCAAGGCTGCGAACCAGCCTACTAAAAAATAATTACTGAGATTGGCTAATTGCGCTACCCACACTTGACTGATAAATAGCACTCCATAGCTCATAGCAATGGCGATAACATCGTAGCGACCAAAAGTGATGGCTGATGTTCTTAAACCCAGACGCAAATCATCGTCGCGATCGACCATGGCATAGGCTGTGTCATAAGCAATGGCCCAGAAAATATTCCCCACAAACAAGATCCAAGCCTCTAGAGGAATGAAATCCAGAATCGCTGCGTATGCCATTGGGATACCAAAACCAAAAGCTATTCCCAAGACTGCTTGAGGCATCGCAAAGAAGCGCTTGGTGAAGGGATAAATAAAGGCGACCAGTAGCGCAAGAACTGACAGTTGCTTTGTAAATGCATTCAGAGGCTGGATCAGTAAAAAAGCGATGAAAGCCAGCGTACCTGCTACAGCTACCGCCTCTTTTCCAGAAATTTTTCCACTTGTGACAGGGCGTCCCTGGGTTCTTTTTACGTAACGATCAAAGTCACGATCGGCGTAGTCGTTGATAGCACAACCTGCGCTACGCATGAGAAACGTACCTAGAGTAAAGATTAACAAGATAGATAAATCAGGAGTACCGCTACTGGCCAACCAGAGGGCCCAGAGCGTGGGCCACAATAGCAATAACGTACCAATAGGCTTGTCCAACCTAATGAGGTAGCAATAAGAAACTAAACGCTCTTTTAAATTCATAGAGTAATTATCAAGCTTTTAGGAACTCTGCACGAGACCCAAGCCAGCGCTCTAGATGGCGCTCCACTAAATCTGCATGCTCAGCAAGTAAACGGTCAGCCGCCTTCTGAGCCAACTCAATCAACCAAGCATCGCGCTGTAAATCCACAAAGCGCAACATGGCATCGCCAGATTGTTTTGCACCCAACAACTCCCCAGGACCCCGCAGAGATAAATCACGCTCTGCAATCACAAATCCATCCGAGGTCTCACGCAATGTTTGTAATCGCTCCTTGGCAGCCATGGAAAGTGGCTCGGCATACATCAAAATACAGACTGAATCCGCGGAACCCCTACCTACGCGCCCACGCAATTGATGAA
This region includes:
- the glcF gene encoding glycolate oxidase subunit GlcF, with amino-acid sequence MQTQLAPQFANTPEGIEAARILGKCVHCGFCTATCPTYQILGDELDGPRGRIYLIKQMAEGQAPTEKTRLHLDRCLTCRNCESTCPSGVQYGNLVDIGRKWAEENTSERPLSERLTRWALKEGLTKPALFNSAMTLGRLVRPLMPNGIKRKIPLTLNKALAKSTDPHARPTTTHQRKMVLLEGCVQPGMLPNINSATARVLNALKIQLISAPSATCCGALRYHLNDQAGGLDNAKQNIDAWWPLVESGVEAIVMTASGCGVMVKDYGHLFANDPVYAVMAKKISDLTKDISEILPALQNELVQLVGTDPKSGVVYHPPCTLQHGQQIRGKVEGLLTSIGIGVRLCADSHLCCGSAGTYSVTQPELSEQLRKNKLTHLNAACEESGAEMIVSGNIGCITHLQQDDTPVLHWIEMVDQLVSNSSKAS
- the ubiA gene encoding 4-hydroxybenzoate octaprenyltransferase, whose translation is MNLKERLVSYCYLIRLDKPIGTLLLLWPTLWALWLASSGTPDLSILLIFTLGTFLMRSAGCAINDYADRDFDRYVKRTQGRPVTSGKISGKEAVAVAGTLAFIAFLLIQPLNAFTKQLSVLALLVAFIYPFTKRFFAMPQAVLGIAFGFGIPMAYAAILDFIPLEAWILFVGNIFWAIAYDTAYAMVDRDDDLRLGLRTSAITFGRYDVIAIAMSYGVLFISQVWVAQLANLSNYFLVGWFAALACAIYHLKLVSTRNRDDCFKAFRHNNWLGGFLFLGIVLGLAIN
- the proC gene encoding pyrroline-5-carboxylate reductase, translated to MSINKTAQNNGNAHITFIGGGNMGRALISGLLANGFEPNQISVVEANAVTALKLYEDYGVQGIGALEQIAFDFTKNNVVVMAIKPQDFNVVAKGLAAKLKHASAPGPLILSIAAGIRLKDMSRWLDHTRCVRAMPNTPALIGKGITGLFADAAVDQADRALAETICNAVGQAVWVSEEKLMDAVTAVSGSGPAYVFAFLEAMQSAGEKLGLDTETARKLAYATLEGATQLAHNSDEHAGVLRERVTSKGGTTAAALDVMKQQGWHEILEKAIDAASQRGKAMGDELGQS
- a CDS encoding YggS family pyridoxal phosphate-dependent enzyme codes for the protein MNSLVINLMQVRERIELAALAAKREPEEIELLAVSKTFPASAVEEAMHAGQSAFGENYVQEAVKKIEKLAKLRPWLVWHFIGPLQSNKTREVAEHFDWVHSVDRLKIAERLSAQRGEFPNLAPLQVCAQINVSEEDSKSGASLAEVEALCSAITSLPNLVLRGLMAIPAPSQDIDQQRRAFAAVRECFQQIRTAHANELGFQFFDTLSMGMSDDLEAAILEGSTMVRVGTAIFGKRDKIAK